A stretch of Rhizobium glycinendophyticum DNA encodes these proteins:
- a CDS encoding AbrB/MazE/SpoVT family DNA-binding domain-containing protein, with translation MGAFTTMTSKGQITIPSEVREELKLEPGTRFYVSARNGQVVAIPKNIRLADLAGILGTPPSGVSLSIEEMDEAIAKAVSEDDERIKRGWSETQV, from the coding sequence ATGGGTGCCTTTACCACGATGACCTCCAAAGGTCAGATCACGATCCCGAGCGAAGTGCGCGAAGAGCTGAAGCTCGAGCCGGGAACACGCTTCTATGTCTCTGCACGTAACGGTCAGGTCGTGGCGATCCCGAAAAACATCAGGCTCGCAGATTTGGCTGGCATCCTCGGCACTCCCCCGTCCGGCGTCAGCCTGTCCATCGAAGAGATGGACGAGGCTATAGCCAAGGCGGTGTCCGAAGACGACGAGCGGATCAAACGCGGATGGTCGGAGACGCAGGTGTGA
- a CDS encoding PIN domain-containing protein — MIGIDTNILVRFLVDDDPTQNALARSFLSAKTAEDPAYVSAIVIAETVWILHNTMKYQMSTVVELLQSLLAADGLVIEYTEELDALLSTGQPLADLADHLIAWAAKRAGARTTLTFDKRAASRVPGMELLA; from the coding sequence GTGATTGGCATCGATACCAATATTCTGGTTCGATTTCTGGTTGACGACGACCCCACCCAGAACGCTTTGGCGCGCAGTTTCCTTTCAGCAAAAACGGCCGAGGACCCGGCCTATGTCAGTGCAATCGTCATCGCGGAAACCGTCTGGATCCTGCACAACACGATGAAATACCAGATGTCCACCGTGGTCGAGCTTCTTCAAAGCCTCCTAGCGGCAGATGGCCTCGTCATCGAATACACGGAAGAACTCGACGCCCTGCTGAGCACCGGCCAACCCCTGGCCGATCTGGCGGACCACCTGATCGCGTGGGCGGCAAAACGTGCGGGAGCCCGCACAACTCTGACCTTCGACAAACGCGCCGCCTCTCGCGTGCCCGGCATGGAACTTCTCGCATGA
- the ruvB gene encoding Holliday junction branch migration DNA helicase RuvB, translating into MMTNNPILTPEKRGEDLDAALRPQTLDDFTGQAEARANLKIFIEAAKNRGEALDHVLFVGPPGLGKTTLAQIMAKELGVNFRSTSGPVIAKAGDLAALLTNLEERDVLFIDEIHRLSPAVEEILYPAMEDFQLDLIIGEGPAARSVKIDLSKFTLVAATTRLGLLTTPLRDRFGIPVRLNFYTVEELESIVRRGARLLNLPMTEDGAREVARRARGTPRIAGRLLRRVRDFAEVARAEAVTREIADEALTRLNVDNMGLDQLDMRYLSMIAVNFGGGPVGIETIAAGLSEPRDAIEDIIEPYMIQQGFIQRTPRGRVLTANAWKHLGMQPPKDLEAAQFRLTLEDD; encoded by the coding sequence ATGATGACCAACAACCCCATCCTGACCCCGGAAAAGCGTGGCGAAGACCTGGACGCGGCACTGCGCCCGCAGACGCTCGACGACTTCACCGGCCAGGCGGAGGCGCGCGCCAATCTGAAGATCTTCATCGAGGCGGCGAAGAACCGCGGTGAGGCACTGGACCACGTACTCTTCGTCGGCCCGCCCGGCCTCGGCAAGACGACGCTCGCCCAGATCATGGCCAAAGAGCTCGGTGTCAACTTCCGCTCGACCTCCGGCCCGGTCATTGCCAAGGCCGGCGATCTCGCCGCACTTCTAACCAATCTCGAAGAGCGCGATGTGCTCTTCATCGACGAAATCCATCGCCTGAGCCCCGCCGTCGAGGAAATCCTCTATCCGGCCATGGAGGATTTCCAGCTCGACCTGATCATCGGTGAAGGCCCGGCCGCCCGCTCGGTGAAGATCGACCTGTCGAAATTCACCCTCGTTGCCGCCACCACCCGCCTTGGCCTGCTGACGACGCCGCTGCGCGACCGCTTCGGCATTCCCGTGCGGCTCAATTTTTACACCGTCGAAGAACTGGAATCGATCGTCCGCCGTGGCGCCCGCCTGTTGAACCTGCCGATGACGGAGGACGGCGCCCGCGAAGTCGCCCGCCGCGCCCGTGGCACGCCTCGCATCGCCGGCCGCCTGCTCCGCCGCGTCCGGGACTTCGCCGAAGTCGCCCGCGCCGAGGCTGTCACCCGCGAGATCGCCGACGAGGCGCTGACGCGCCTCAACGTCGACAATATGGGCCTCGACCAGCTCGACATGCGCTACCTCTCGATGATCGCCGTCAATTTCGGCGGCGGCCCGGTCGGCATCGAAACGATTGCCGCCGGTCTCTCCGAGCCACGCGACGCCATCGAGGACATTATCGAGCCCTACATGATCCAGCAGGGCTTCATTCAGCGCACCCCACGCGGCCGTGTTTTGACCGCAAACGCATGGAAGCATCTGGGAATGCAGCCACCCAAGGATCTGGAGGCGGCGCAATTCCGGCTGACGCTCGAGGACGACTGA
- a CDS encoding metallophosphoesterase, which translates to MITRRGLLKLFGAGFLSLIATAAYPFTEVFRRPEIRRYAVTPKNWPTELKLRVAVLADFHACEPWMSRSRIEDVCAMANALDPDICLLLGDYAAGTNVVSDYVDAVDWAAALATLRAPLGIHAILGNHDYWEDLTFQRDPSAGNIATRALQQVGIATYVNEAVRLEKDGQAFWIAGLGDQMALRPGKHFNRKTMTGIDDLPSTMRIVTDDAPVILMAHEPDIFPQVTERVALTLCGHTHGGQINLFGWHPVAASRGSWRYPGGHFHERDRHLIVSRGLGCSFLPIRVGVRPEILLLELGSA; encoded by the coding sequence ATGATCACACGACGGGGACTATTGAAGCTCTTCGGAGCCGGGTTCCTGAGCCTGATCGCAACAGCAGCCTATCCCTTCACGGAGGTTTTCAGGCGCCCAGAAATACGCCGCTACGCCGTGACTCCGAAGAATTGGCCAACGGAATTGAAGCTGCGTGTGGCCGTGTTGGCGGACTTTCACGCCTGCGAACCGTGGATGAGTCGCTCTCGGATCGAGGACGTCTGCGCCATGGCGAATGCGCTGGACCCGGACATTTGCCTGCTTCTCGGGGACTATGCTGCGGGAACCAATGTCGTCAGCGACTACGTCGATGCGGTGGACTGGGCGGCCGCACTTGCTACCCTTCGAGCTCCGCTCGGCATCCATGCGATCCTCGGCAATCACGATTATTGGGAGGATCTTACCTTTCAGCGCGATCCCTCGGCAGGCAACATTGCCACCAGGGCCCTGCAGCAGGTGGGCATCGCGACCTACGTGAACGAGGCTGTGCGGCTGGAAAAGGATGGCCAGGCATTCTGGATAGCAGGCCTTGGCGATCAGATGGCCTTGAGGCCTGGCAAGCACTTCAACCGCAAGACCATGACCGGAATCGATGATCTGCCCTCCACTATGCGCATTGTAACCGACGACGCGCCCGTCATCCTGATGGCGCACGAACCCGATATCTTCCCTCAAGTCACCGAGCGCGTCGCCCTGACGCTCTGCGGCCATACACATGGTGGTCAGATCAATCTGTTCGGCTGGCATCCCGTCGCCGCATCGCGCGGCTCCTGGCGATACCCGGGCGGCCACTTTCATGAGCGAGACCGCCATCTCATCGTCTCGCGTGGTCTCGGCTGTTCGTTCCTGCCAATTCGCGTCGGTGTCAGACCGGAAATCCTCCTGCTAGAATTGGGTTCCGCCTGA
- a CDS encoding NUDIX hydrolase, whose product MSKRTLITIKDGKRRFNHRIAGLAFRDGHVLVHRATHETFWTFPGGRAEIGETSTETLIREMQEELGVEAVVGPLLWIVENFFDYEGKAWHELGFYYRMEIPDHFPFHTSDIVHRNEDGKNSLEFKWVPATRQALTALDIPPYFIADEIETLPTAPKHIVWHDGDLDTP is encoded by the coding sequence ATGTCCAAACGCACCCTCATCACCATCAAGGACGGCAAGCGGCGCTTCAACCACCGCATCGCCGGCCTCGCCTTTCGCGATGGTCACGTCCTCGTCCACCGCGCCACCCACGAGACCTTCTGGACCTTTCCGGGCGGTCGGGCCGAGATCGGCGAGACGTCTACGGAGACGCTGATACGAGAGATGCAGGAGGAACTCGGCGTCGAGGCCGTCGTCGGCCCCCTCCTCTGGATCGTCGAGAATTTCTTCGACTACGAGGGCAAGGCGTGGCACGAACTCGGCTTTTACTACCGCATGGAGATCCCGGATCACTTCCCCTTCCATACCTCTGACATCGTCCACCGCAACGAGGACGGCAAGAACAGCCTCGAATTCAAATGGGTACCGGCAACGCGGCAAGCCCTGACCGCGCTCGATATCCCGCCTTATTTCATCGCCGACGAAATCGAGACCCTGCCGACCGCGCCGAAGCACATTGTCTGGCACGACGGAGACCTGGATACGCCATGA
- a CDS encoding DinB family protein, with amino-acid sequence MTNALRFIRKLAFANMLANDRLHEAVSALKPGEFEAPRTGFFPSLVATLNHILIIDWFYIDALEGGDLGPRAWQNAVPYSDAAELRAAQLASDRRLLTLCRKLGDEDLGRPTRVHRTGRIQVERTDDVLSHLFQHQTHHRGQAHAMLSGTSVKPPQLDEFIVADDAASRVDVMERLGLTEADVMDLDR; translated from the coding sequence ATGACCAATGCCCTCCGGTTCATTCGCAAGCTCGCTTTTGCCAATATGCTGGCCAACGACCGGCTGCACGAGGCGGTTTCCGCCCTTAAGCCCGGCGAATTCGAGGCGCCGCGAACCGGCTTCTTTCCGTCGCTGGTCGCAACCCTCAATCACATCCTGATCATCGACTGGTTCTACATCGACGCCCTGGAGGGTGGCGACCTTGGCCCGAGAGCCTGGCAGAACGCGGTGCCATACTCCGACGCAGCCGAACTCCGGGCCGCGCAATTGGCATCCGACCGTCGCCTGTTGACCTTGTGCCGAAAGCTTGGGGACGAAGATCTCGGACGGCCGACCCGCGTCCACCGCACGGGCCGCATTCAGGTGGAGCGCACGGACGACGTGCTCTCCCATCTCTTCCAGCATCAGACCCATCATCGCGGCCAGGCGCATGCCATGCTGTCCGGCACCAGCGTCAAGCCGCCGCAACTGGACGAATTCATCGTCGCTGATGATGCGGCGAGCCGCGTCGACGTGATGGAGAGGTTGGGGTTGACGGAAGCAGACGTGATGGATCTGGACAGGTGA